CGAGGTGTTAATCCAGTAGACGTAATCCGGCAGCGTGTGACTAACCATCACATCTAAGTCGTTACGCAGTTCACGGCAGCGACGCAGATGGGCTTCAATTTCTTGCTGATCGTCCTCGGTTGTTGCGGCATCTCTCAGCGACGTTAACCGGCTCTGGAGTTCGCCTAAAGGATCATCTAACACATTGTGCACGAAATCGGTTTGATCGACGGTTTGTGTGATCCCATGTCCCTGATCTCTCACCCCCTGCCGATCCAACCAGCTCATAATTGAAGCAAACTGTTGGTTTGCATCCTCCCGAGCGTCCTCGACAAGTCGAATAGAACCCGTTGATTCAAATCGGATAAAGAGTCCCGCCTTCCCTTGCGGATTACACAGAGAATCCAAAAACCTCTTGACCCGTGTATTGCTAAACTCAACGCTTGTATGTTCCGTTGCAGTCGCTTCAAGGTGATGTGCTTCATCAATGATTAGATATCTATATTCTGGCAATATGGCGGCATAAGGGTTGGTTCTCCGGAGTGCCCAATCCGCGAAGAGCAGGTGATGATTCACGATAATCAGGTCGGCTTCATTCACCTGAGCCCTCGCTTTGAAGTAGAAACATGTCTCGTAGGTCGGGCATCGCTGCCGCAGGCAATTGTCCGTATCTGAAGCCACCTTATTCCAAATTTCAAATATCGGCTGCGGCTCAAGGTCCGCCCTACTTCCGTCCTCAGTGACATTGACCCACTCGACAATACGATCGAGTTCTTCTACCTCTGCCATTGTATCAAATAAAGGACGCTCATAAGTCCTCAAGCTGTCTAGACGACGCCGCGACAGATAGTTTCCACGCCCTTTGGCGAGTGCAGCGGTGAAAGATTGTGGAAGGACCTGTTGGAGAAACGGTATATCTTTGGAAATCAACTGTTCTTGCAGGTTGATAGTATTGGTGGAAATTACTACCGGCTCGTAGGTACTAAGTGCGAGATCAATTGCAGGCAGGAGGTAGGCAAAACTTTTACCGACACCCGTGCCAGCTTCAACCACAAGGTGCTCATCGGACGACAGCGCACTAGCAACCGCTTCCGCCATTTCAAGTTGTTGTGGTCGAAACTCATAGCCAGTTAGCTGTTTCGCAATCAGTCCATCGGGACCAAGGATTTCTCCTAAATTTGAAAGATGTTTTTTCATTACTTTCTTCTATGCAGACCAAAAATTGGTTGACGTGTGGGAATGACTTGAAAATTGCTATGCTTAAATATATGATCAACGTAGAGCGGAAAATCAGTATTAGGTTTCGCTCACTACGTCTTGATTCGCCAATTTAATGCTTCACTCTTGATTAAATTTAACCGTAACCGTTTCTGTTCCTTCTTCGGTATAGGCATTCTTAATTTCAAAAGAGATTTCCGATTTACTGAGAGCATTTTGCAGCGCTCTTTCGTAATCTGCCATATTTTTGATTCGCTGGTCGTTGATTCCCACAATTAATGTTCCGAGTGGAACCCCCGCACTAGGAGCAGGACCGCCGAGACGTACCTCCTCAACAATAACCCCTTCATCATCAAGACTCAGGTAGGCGTAACGTTCAGAGTCGTGGGCACCTAGCTCACGAACAGCTATCCCCAGTTTCGTCCAAGATGGCGAATCGGACTCCATTTCCAGCCCTGTGAAACGCCGGGGCATCCTGCCAATCGTTACAGAGAGTTTTTTGCGCATTCCGTTGCGAATGACTGTAAATGCTGCTTCCTCACCAACCATCGACTCAGCGATAAGGAATCTGAATTTACGAATTTCTCGCATTTCTTGCCCATTGAATTCGACGATGATGTCACCCACTTCCATCCCACCTTGTCTAGCAGGTGATGGATCGGAAAATCGAGTTACCCGAATACCGTTAGCATGAGATGACATAAAAATTCCTAGCCACCCGCGTATCACCTGCCCGTTCGCAATGAGCTGGTCACTGACCTTCTTCACAAGGTTGATAGGAATAGCGAAACCGGCACCGGCTCTGACCGCTGCTGTTGCCGGGTCGTCTGGACGCCGAGGGGCATCGTCTGGACGTCGAATTGCAGAGTTGATACCGATGACTGCCCCATGGATATTAAGCAAGGGTCCACCGCTGTTTCCGCGATTAATCCACGCATCAGTCTGGATAAAATCTTGATACTGAATCAAATCTTGATAGCGAAGCGTGAACAGTGGAAATAGTGAGCGTCCTTTCCCACTGACAATTCCGGTGGTTACTGTATAATTCAACTGGAATGGGTTACCGATTGCGATTGTAAACTGTCCGACTTTAACCCTATCCGAATCACCAAAGGGAAGCACAGGAAGTTCTTCCTGCACATCAATTTTTAACACAGCAACGTCCGTGTTTGGATCAACCCCAATCAATCGAGTATCCTTGAACTCTCTGCCATCAAATAGGCGAACCGTAATCTGCTTCGCACCGTTTACAACATGGTCATTGGTTAAAATATAGCCATCTTTTCGAAAAATAAACCCTGTTCCCTCCTGTCGATCGGACCTGCTAAAGGGGACTACCTGTCTTTCTACCTTCGATGCAGTAACACCAACAACCGCGGGGTTACTCCTTTCAGCGATACTAACGAAGGCATTTTCAATCGATTCTAGTAATTGAACACCAGCCGGGATACTGTGGGTCGGATCGGTGGAATGGAGTTGAGCCTTGCTACACGCGAAAAGTAGAAAAAACAGCGCAAAACCTACAACAAGACTAAAGAAGCAACGGTTTTTCACGATATTTTCCTCTGTGAAGTTGTGAAGTTGTATTTGCAGACGGGCGATGGTGGAAAATACGAACTTATGTTATTATACCGATGCCTGTTTTACCGTGTCAAGCGTTAAGTAGTTATAATCAAGTTTAGAAATTTACAATCTGGAGGGATAGTATGGCAATTTTAAGTCTTTTTTCACTGGAAGGACGGGTGGCGCTGGTCACCGGGGCAAGTCGGGGGATCGGTCAAGGCATCGCGGTTGGTCTCGCCAGTGCTGGAGCGAATCTCGCCCTTGTGGCAAGATCCGAATCGACACTCATTGAGGCACAGAAAGAGATACGGTCTATCGGTGTTCAAGCGGAGATTTTTCCCTGTGACATGAACCAAACAGAGAACATTCCGGATTTGGTTGCAGCGGTGAATGCCTCTTATGGACAAATTGATATTTTGGTCAATAACGCCGGCACAACGCACCGAGATGCTGTCGTCGATTTTCCTGAGGATCGGTGGGATGATGTGATACGGGTCAACCTGAAATCGGTGTGGCTGCTTTCTCAACAGGTTGGACGAGCTATGGTTGAGCGTGGCAGCGGCAAGATTATTAACATCGCGTCGCTATTAAGTTTTTCCGGCGGTATCCGAACCGCGGCGTATGCCGCAAGCAAAGGTGGTATAGCACAGTTAACAAAAGCACTTGCCAATGAGTGGGCTTCAAAGGGAGTTAATGTGAATGCTATCGCGCCAGGATATATCAAAACCGACATGACAAGTGCGATTCTGAATGATCCGGTGCGAGTTGCGGAATTTATGGATCGGCTCCCAGCGGGTAAGTTTGGCACACCTGATGATATGGCAGGCGCGGCGGTCTTTCTCGCATCCGAGGCGGCTTCATATATTCATGGACATATTTTGACTATCGATGGGGGTTGGATGGCACGGTGAGGCATAATACGTAATGCGTAAGGGAAACCGTCTGGACACCTATTGAATATGTAACGGTTGAGATGTATCGGTATCCAGCGATGTCGTGCCTTGAATTACGGCTATCCCTTACGTAAATATCAACATGCTCTAGCAAGTTGTATTGCTTGGCAGCACATCACTCCTGACAGAGCTCAGACACCATCGCGGCGTTCTCGCCGATCTGATCTCCGAATTTTTGATACATGCCAATGAGGAGAGCGTCGTTGGGTTTGATGTTTTTCAATGCGAACGCAAACTCTTCGCGAATCTGCTCCTTCGATCCAACCGCTCGACCTGCAGCGAGTACCTTGAAAACGATACACGGTTTGTCTGTTTGCAGGATCTGCTCACACATCTTGGGACGGTGTTCACGTAGATAGACCTCCCCCAACGGTGAGTAACCAAACCTCTCCTCGAACTCCTC
The Candidatus Poribacteria bacterium DNA segment above includes these coding regions:
- a CDS encoding trypsin-like peptidase domain-containing protein; its protein translation is MKNRCFFSLVVGFALFFLLFACSKAQLHSTDPTHSIPAGVQLLESIENAFVSIAERSNPAVVGVTASKVERQVVPFSRSDRQEGTGFIFRKDGYILTNDHVVNGAKQITVRLFDGREFKDTRLIGVDPNTDVAVLKIDVQEELPVLPFGDSDRVKVGQFTIAIGNPFQLNYTVTTGIVSGKGRSLFPLFTLRYQDLIQYQDFIQTDAWINRGNSGGPLLNIHGAVIGINSAIRRPDDAPRRPDDPATAAVRAGAGFAIPINLVKKVSDQLIANGQVIRGWLGIFMSSHANGIRVTRFSDPSPARQGGMEVGDIIVEFNGQEMREIRKFRFLIAESMVGEEAAFTVIRNGMRKKLSVTIGRMPRRFTGLEMESDSPSWTKLGIAVRELGAHDSERYAYLSLDDEGVIVEEVRLGGPAPSAGVPLGTLIVGINDQRIKNMADYERALQNALSKSEISFEIKNAYTEEGTETVTVKFNQE
- a CDS encoding DEAD/DEAH box helicase family protein; protein product: MKKHLSNLGEILGPDGLIAKQLTGYEFRPQQLEMAEAVASALSSDEHLVVEAGTGVGKSFAYLLPAIDLALSTYEPVVISTNTINLQEQLISKDIPFLQQVLPQSFTAALAKGRGNYLSRRRLDSLRTYERPLFDTMAEVEELDRIVEWVNVTEDGSRADLEPQPIFEIWNKVASDTDNCLRQRCPTYETCFYFKARAQVNEADLIIVNHHLLFADWALRRTNPYAAILPEYRYLIIDEAHHLEATATEHTSVEFSNTRVKRFLDSLCNPQGKAGLFIRFESTGSIRLVEDAREDANQQFASIMSWLDRQGVRDQGHGITQTVDQTDFVHNVLDDPLGELQSRLTSLRDAATTEDDQQEIEAHLRRCRELRNDLDVMVSHTLPDYVYWINTSTRGRFDRVVLHATPINVSEELNTHLFEKLDSIIMTSATLATNQNFDYFRRRVGLPHCRELLVGSPFNYQEQVEIHIPSRMPDPRDRAFTRAATTQILNYLRLTHGKAFVLFTSYRMMDEVYEEVLPYLEQLGIDVLKQGEGLSRSAMLTEFRENIDSVLFGTSSFWEGVDVRGESLSSVIIAKLPFEVPTHPVIKARVKEIEERGGNPFMEFSLPEAIIRFKQGFGRLIRTKTDTGIFVALDARIKTKFYGKQFLNSLPPCKIVESDSLYDRI
- a CDS encoding glucose 1-dehydrogenase, with protein sequence MLSLFSLEGRVALVTGASRGIGQGIAVGLASAGANLALVARSESTLIEAQKEIRSIGVQAEIFPCDMNQTENIPDLVAAVNASYGQIDILVNNAGTTHRDAVVDFPEDRWDDVIRVNLKSVWLLSQQVGRAMVERGSGKIINIASLLSFSGGIRTAAYAASKGGIAQLTKALANEWASKGVNVNAIAPGYIKTDMTSAILNDPVRVAEFMDRLPAGKFGTPDDMAGAAVFLASEAASYIHGHILTIDGGWMAR